The following coding sequences lie in one Psychrobacter arenosus genomic window:
- the thrS gene encoding threonine--tRNA ligase, with the protein MVAITLPDGSVKEFDGQTTVMQVAESIGPGLAKATIAGRVDGHLVDACDPILADAKVEIVTAKDADGVDIIRHSCAHLLGHAVKQLYPEVKMVIGPVIEDGFYYDIYSDTPFTPEHMGAIEKRMAELIKQNYDVVKKMTPRAEAIEIFESRGEDYKLKLINDMPGEEAFGLYHHQEYVDMCRGPHVPNTRFLKVFKLMKMSGAYWRGDAKNEQLQRIYGTAWADKKQLQEYIQRIEEAEKRDHRKIGKALNLFHMQEQAPGMVFWHPNGWTIYQVLEQYMRKVQQDNGYQEIKTPQIVDRSLWERSGHWGNYATNMFTTSSESRDYAVKPMNCPCHVQVFNQGLKSYRDLPLRMAEFGSCHRNEPSGSLHGLMRVRGFVQDDAHIFCTQAQIQQEVADFIKLTLAVYDDFGFDKIEMKLSTRPEKRVGSEESWDFAEKALADALDSSGLDWEYLPGEGAFYGPKIEFSLKDCLGRVWQCGTIQVDPNMPERLDAEFINEQGERETPIMLHRAILGSFERFLGMLIEHYAGWMPVWLAPQQVVVMNITDKQAETCENVVRELKDAGLRAISDLRNEKIGFKIRERTLERIPYMLVLGDKEVESGQVNVRTREGENLGVMSVADFIELVEKAVAQKGRPQLKTDEE; encoded by the coding sequence ATGGTAGCGATTACTTTACCCGATGGTAGCGTAAAAGAATTCGACGGTCAGACGACAGTCATGCAAGTCGCCGAAAGTATTGGTCCTGGCCTTGCGAAAGCCACCATCGCCGGCCGTGTCGACGGTCATTTGGTTGATGCTTGCGACCCTATCTTGGCCGATGCCAAAGTAGAAATCGTGACCGCTAAAGATGCTGATGGCGTCGATATTATTCGTCACTCATGCGCGCATTTGCTAGGTCATGCCGTCAAGCAGCTGTATCCAGAAGTAAAAATGGTTATCGGACCGGTCATTGAAGATGGCTTCTATTATGACATCTATAGCGATACGCCGTTTACGCCTGAGCACATGGGTGCTATCGAAAAGCGTATGGCGGAGCTGATTAAGCAAAACTACGACGTCGTGAAAAAGATGACCCCTCGCGCAGAGGCCATTGAAATCTTTGAATCGCGCGGTGAAGACTATAAGCTTAAGCTCATCAATGATATGCCTGGCGAAGAAGCTTTTGGCCTATATCATCACCAAGAATACGTGGATATGTGCCGTGGCCCACACGTGCCTAATACCCGCTTTTTGAAAGTTTTCAAATTGATGAAGATGAGCGGCGCTTACTGGCGCGGCGATGCTAAGAATGAACAGCTACAGCGCATTTATGGCACAGCTTGGGCGGATAAGAAACAGCTACAAGAGTATATCCAGCGTATCGAAGAAGCCGAAAAGCGCGATCACCGTAAGATCGGTAAAGCATTGAACTTGTTCCATATGCAAGAGCAAGCGCCGGGTATGGTGTTTTGGCACCCGAACGGCTGGACTATTTATCAAGTACTTGAGCAGTATATGCGTAAAGTGCAGCAAGATAATGGCTACCAAGAAATCAAGACGCCACAAATCGTTGATCGCAGCTTGTGGGAGCGTTCAGGCCATTGGGGCAACTATGCGACCAATATGTTTACCACTTCGAGCGAAAGCCGCGACTATGCAGTAAAACCGATGAACTGCCCGTGTCATGTGCAAGTGTTTAATCAAGGCTTAAAGTCCTACCGCGACTTGCCACTACGTATGGCTGAGTTTGGCTCTTGTCACCGTAACGAGCCGTCGGGTTCACTACATGGTTTAATGCGTGTGCGTGGTTTCGTGCAAGATGATGCCCATATTTTCTGTACGCAAGCGCAGATTCAGCAAGAAGTCGCGGATTTTATTAAGCTAACCCTAGCCGTTTATGACGACTTTGGCTTTGATAAAATCGAGATGAAACTCTCTACTCGCCCAGAAAAACGCGTAGGCAGTGAAGAGTCTTGGGATTTTGCTGAAAAAGCTTTGGCAGATGCCCTAGATAGTTCTGGTCTCGATTGGGAATATCTACCAGGCGAAGGCGCTTTCTATGGTCCTAAGATTGAATTCAGTCTGAAAGATTGCTTAGGCCGGGTCTGGCAGTGCGGTACGATTCAGGTCGATCCCAACATGCCTGAGCGCTTAGATGCTGAATTTATTAACGAACAAGGCGAGCGCGAAACCCCAATCATGCTACACCGTGCCATTTTAGGCTCGTTTGAGCGTTTCTTAGGCATGCTGATTGAGCATTATGCGGGTTGGATGCCGGTTTGGCTGGCCCCGCAGCAAGTTGTAGTGATGAATATCACGGACAAACAAGCGGAAACTTGTGAAAACGTGGTGCGTGAGCTTAAAGATGCTGGCCTACGCGCAATTAGTGACTTGCGTAACGAAAAGATTGGATTTAAGATACGAGAACGAACATTAGAACGCATTCCCTATATGCTAGTATTAGGGGACAAAGAAGTCGAGTCTGGACAAGTCAACGTGCGCACCCGTGAGGGCGAAAACTTAGGCGTTATGTCTGTGGCTGATTTTATCGAATTAGTAGAGAAAGCGGTCGCTCAAAAAGGACGACCACAACTAAAAACTGATGAGGAGTAA